In Candidatus Edwardsbacteria bacterium, one genomic interval encodes:
- a CDS encoding ATP-binding protein, which translates to MSKDDEQINSLIGRPQESLSIELKRWIDPDQPDGICKMVRAALALRNNNGGYLVIGFDNETLLPDQNNIPADVRSIFNKDKIQGLISKYSSELFEIDIEYPEREKQLYPVIIIPSGVKQPVACKSDLIHEGNKLLAVDAVYVRTLESNNTPSTSIVKWKDWPKVIDICFDNREADIGRFIRRHLSALALPEVQSVLTALFTGTNQKKTIEQIMSDFIGYCDSRYEVVRREKAVELPDFGTWEVALIILGEVPQYHSNKEFLNLIASANPNYTGWPIWLDTRSFHESERPYVNSNTWETYAASRMSILSHVDFMIYDPLGRFYLRRALQDDLREGRNAPEPFKELDFGLAILRTAEAMAVGMAFAKAMRCEIDKTTLYFSFKWTRLQGRELSSWANYDRYMNSGKISYQDLFEQRVQIPLETPLSAIGDYVSKVVNPLFNIFDGFSLSNQIIDEMIEKHFSRKR; encoded by the coding sequence ATGTCAAAAGATGATGAGCAAATAAATAGCCTTATTGGAAGACCACAAGAAAGTCTTTCGATTGAATTAAAGCGTTGGATAGACCCTGATCAGCCTGACGGTATATGCAAAATGGTGAGGGCAGCACTTGCTTTAAGGAATAATAACGGAGGGTATTTAGTTATTGGATTTGACAATGAGACTTTACTCCCTGATCAAAACAATATTCCTGCCGATGTTAGAAGTATTTTTAATAAAGACAAAATACAAGGCTTGATTTCAAAGTATTCTTCGGAATTATTTGAGATAGATATCGAATATCCGGAGCGAGAAAAACAGCTATATCCTGTGATAATAATTCCCTCTGGGGTGAAACAGCCCGTAGCTTGCAAGTCGGATTTGATTCACGAGGGGAATAAATTGTTAGCGGTTGATGCAGTATATGTTAGAACCTTGGAATCAAACAATACGCCAAGCACTTCAATTGTAAAATGGAAAGATTGGCCGAAAGTAATTGATATTTGTTTCGACAATAGGGAAGCTGACATAGGGCGCTTCATTAGGAGGCATTTATCTGCTTTGGCTTTGCCGGAAGTACAAAGTGTTTTAACTGCTTTGTTTACCGGTACGAACCAAAAAAAAACAATTGAACAAATAATGTCTGACTTTATTGGTTATTGCGATTCAAGATATGAAGTAGTGCGTAGAGAAAAAGCTGTTGAATTACCTGATTTTGGTACATGGGAAGTAGCTTTAATTATATTGGGTGAGGTGCCACAATATCACTCTAATAAAGAATTTCTGAATCTTATAGCTTCCGCTAACCCAAATTATACAGGTTGGCCTATATGGTTGGATACGCGTAGTTTTCATGAAAGTGAAAGACCGTATGTTAATAGCAACACCTGGGAAACATATGCTGCCAGCAGGATGAGCATTTTAAGTCATGTTGATTTTATGATATATGATCCATTAGGGCGTTTTTATCTTAGGCGTGCACTTCAGGATGACTTGAGAGAAGGAAGGAATGCACCAGAACCGTTTAAAGAATTAGATTTTGGTTTAGCGATATTGAGAACGGCAGAGGCTATGGCAGTAGGTATGGCTTTTGCTAAAGCAATGCGCTGTGAAATTGATAAAACTACATTATATTTCTCTTTTAAATGGACTAGGTTGCAAGGTAGGGAACTAAGTTCATGGGCAAATTATGACAGGTATATGAACTCAGGTAAAATATCATATCAGGACTTATTTGAGCAACGTGTGCAAATACCTCTTGAAACACCTTTATCCGCAATTGGTGATTATGTAAGTAAAGTGGTGAATCCCTTGTTTAACATTTTCGATGGGTTTTCTTTGAGTAATCAGATAATTGATGAAATGATAGAAAAACACTTTTCACGT
- the mcrC gene encoding 5-methylcytosine-specific restriction endonuclease system specificity protein McrC has product MDIPIENIYYLLCYAFNKLEEGNLVDLDAKDEWKLQDLFASVLVSGVRYLLRRGIDRGYIPEESEGRVLKGRLQISECIKKGSLENGKVFCTYDTFNENVLHNRILKTTICRLIRISSLNEDLRASLKSLMRPLAGISEMPVDKSIFHKVQLNSNNSFYKFLMNICEIIHDNIIVNEEDGRVRFRDFTRDEMQMASLFEEFVRNFYKLEQNRYYVSREYIEWDIAAIDDTSYHGLPRMQTDISLENGQKKIIIDTKFYKDIFQRHYDSENLRQAHLSQLFTYVKQIERKGGVNENCEGYLLYPSVDRPYKKEFITQGHKLKVLTINLNQGWKNVHNDLIAILD; this is encoded by the coding sequence ATGGACATTCCCATAGAAAATATTTATTATCTTCTCTGCTACGCTTTTAACAAGCTTGAAGAGGGCAACCTGGTAGACTTGGATGCTAAGGATGAATGGAAGCTTCAGGACTTGTTTGCTAGTGTGCTGGTCAGTGGTGTTCGCTATTTGCTGCGCCGGGGAATTGATCGAGGGTATATTCCCGAGGAAAGCGAGGGCAGGGTCCTCAAGGGCCGCCTGCAAATAAGTGAATGCATTAAGAAAGGATCTCTGGAAAACGGAAAAGTTTTCTGCACCTATGATACCTTCAACGAGAATGTGCTGCACAACCGCATATTGAAAACTACCATATGTAGGCTTATCCGAATAAGTTCACTAAATGAGGATTTGAGGGCTTCTTTAAAGTCGCTGATGAGACCTTTAGCGGGGATCTCGGAGATGCCTGTTGATAAGTCGATTTTCCATAAGGTTCAGTTGAACAGCAATAACAGCTTCTATAAGTTCCTTATGAATATATGTGAGATCATACATGACAATATAATAGTCAATGAAGAGGATGGCCGGGTTAGGTTCAGGGATTTTACCAGGGATGAGATGCAGATGGCGTCATTATTCGAGGAATTTGTGAGGAATTTCTACAAGCTTGAGCAGAACCGATATTATGTCTCAAGAGAATACATCGAATGGGACATTGCAGCTATCGATGATACTTCTTACCATGGATTGCCCAGGATGCAAACCGACATATCTCTGGAAAACGGACAAAAGAAAATCATTATTGATACGAAGTTTTATAAGGATATATTCCAAAGGCATTATGATAGTGAAAACCTCAGGCAAGCGCATCTAAGTCAGCTATTCACTTATGTAAAGCAAATTGAAAGAAAAGGCGGGGTAAACGAAAACTGTGAAGGTTATTTGCTCTATCCCTCAGTGGATAGGCCATATAAGAAGGAATTTATAACGCAAGGGCATAAATTGAAGGTATTAACCATAAATTTAAATCAGGGTTGGAAAAATGTTCATAACGATTTAATTGCTATCCTTGATTGA
- a CDS encoding AAA family ATPase, whose amino-acid sequence MPQPSSYSWVPFYEELATKLLQYENKQKQLADILINSGVVGGFLDKDENRRDIKFEALDPFTFFSQINKYGIDKRFTIVQNLKIKLSLQSPAPVDFDGVPSSNPRGSWFIRYSYERDSNDVPLLWSLFKECLENKVKQKTFVDTLNLPWVGVAKLTQAMFWVRPSYFLPIDRQTRPLLSGLGIAADFDDWNGYNHILDEVRGKNDGKPFYQISHEAWKSNQDAVHVEAGYKDASSPDVNTWLIAAGEGGMAWDDFYANGIIAIGWDRLGDLRGYHDQEAIASKLRQLDDEPNSSKKNNALGCYSFANLMKIGDEVFAKVGRREIVGYGTVTSDYIFDDSRNRYKQVRKVTWHKKGSWLVESDQMFAMKAVTNLTKYVKYVAMLRKLVNGESGPAAIEIPVQEVRESAPEYTRADALNSLFMSDDSFDEILRILFAKKNIILQGPPGVGKTYVAKRIAYSLIGSKDEDKVEMIQFHQSYSYEDFMQGYRPNDSGKFALKDGIFYKFCKRAQMDPTGKYVFIIDEINRGNLSKIFGELMMLIEPDKRGADYSLLLTYSEDDEDRFFIPENVYFIGTMNTADRSLAFVDYALRRRFRFADLHPEFSSTKYRKYLLDSGVSAELVKSIVDRMNSFNERIATDKNLGPGFRIGHSYFCPPPGMTPDAGWYSSVVKMELAPLIREYWSDDVEKALKEIRSLEP is encoded by the coding sequence ATGCCTCAACCGTCATCATATAGCTGGGTTCCTTTTTATGAGGAACTTGCAACGAAGCTTTTACAATATGAAAATAAACAGAAACAACTAGCAGATATATTAATTAATAGTGGCGTTGTCGGCGGCTTTCTGGATAAGGATGAAAATCGAAGGGATATTAAGTTTGAGGCTCTGGATCCTTTTACCTTTTTTTCACAGATAAATAAATATGGGATTGATAAAAGGTTTACGATAGTTCAAAATCTGAAGATAAAATTATCTTTGCAAAGCCCTGCGCCTGTGGATTTTGATGGTGTTCCTTCGTCGAATCCCAGGGGAAGCTGGTTTATAAGATATTCATACGAGCGGGATAGTAATGATGTTCCTCTTTTATGGTCATTATTTAAAGAATGCTTGGAAAACAAGGTAAAGCAGAAAACTTTTGTTGATACTTTAAATTTACCTTGGGTTGGTGTCGCGAAGCTCACTCAAGCAATGTTTTGGGTCAGGCCTTCGTATTTTTTGCCTATAGACCGGCAAACTCGCCCCTTATTGTCCGGCTTGGGTATTGCTGCTGACTTCGATGATTGGAATGGTTATAATCACATATTAGATGAAGTTAGGGGTAAGAATGACGGGAAACCATTTTATCAGATATCTCATGAGGCATGGAAATCCAACCAAGATGCTGTACATGTGGAAGCTGGATATAAAGATGCTTCTTCTCCTGATGTGAATACATGGCTCATTGCCGCAGGTGAGGGTGGGATGGCTTGGGATGATTTTTATGCTAACGGCATTATTGCTATCGGCTGGGATCGGCTTGGTGATCTCCGAGGCTATCATGACCAGGAGGCAATAGCCAGCAAGTTGCGCCAGCTTGATGATGAGCCAAATTCATCTAAAAAGAATAATGCACTGGGTTGTTATTCTTTCGCGAACCTGATGAAAATCGGGGATGAGGTGTTTGCCAAGGTGGGTCGGAGAGAGATAGTTGGCTATGGAACCGTGACGTCTGACTATATATTTGATGATTCCAGGAACCGGTACAAACAAGTCAGGAAGGTAACCTGGCACAAGAAAGGCAGTTGGCTGGTTGAAAGTGATCAGATGTTTGCGATGAAGGCTGTCACCAACCTCACCAAATATGTAAAGTATGTGGCAATGCTACGGAAGTTAGTTAATGGTGAATCGGGTCCTGCTGCAATTGAGATTCCGGTACAGGAGGTGCGGGAGTCTGCCCCTGAATATACTAGGGCAGATGCCTTGAATAGCCTTTTTATGTCGGATGACAGTTTTGATGAAATCCTGCGCATCCTGTTTGCGAAAAAGAACATCATTCTGCAGGGACCTCCAGGCGTGGGAAAAACTTATGTCGCCAAGCGCATAGCTTATTCCCTTATTGGCAGCAAGGATGAGGACAAGGTGGAGATGATCCAATTCCATCAGTCATATTCCTATGAGGATTTTATGCAGGGGTACCGGCCAAATGACAGTGGGAAATTTGCACTTAAGGATGGGATTTTCTACAAATTCTGTAAGCGGGCGCAGATGGATCCGACCGGGAAGTATGTTTTCATCATTGATGAGATAAATAGGGGCAATCTCAGCAAGATTTTCGGTGAGTTAATGATGTTGATAGAACCCGATAAAAGAGGTGCCGACTACTCCCTCCTTCTGACCTATTCAGAAGATGATGAAGACAGATTTTTTATACCTGAGAATGTTTACTTTATAGGAACGATGAATACTGCTGACAGGTCATTGGCTTTTGTCGATTATGCCCTTCGCAGACGTTTCCGCTTTGCAGACTTGCACCCTGAGTTCAGCTCCACTAAATATAGGAAATACCTTTTGGATTCTGGGGTTTCTGCAGAATTAGTTAAGAGTATCGTGGACAGGATGAATTCGTTCAACGAGAGAATTGCCACCGACAAGAACCTTGGACCGGGCTTTAGGATCGGGCACAGTTATTTTTGTCCCCCGCCGGGTATGACACCAGATGCTGGATGGTATTCCTCCGTTGTGAAGATGGAACTTGCTCCTTTAATCAGGGAATATTGGTCTGATGACGTCGAGAAGGCACTGAAAGAGATACGGTCTTTAGAGCCCTGA
- a CDS encoding JAB domain-containing protein, giving the protein MSKYKRYPLEIIRVSETIHSIPMSNPKTVFEYMKDEALADRELFFVLHLNTKNRIIKKELTAMGAVDHCAISPGIVLRGAVASGAAGIITVHNHPSGDPTPSIEDRQLWRTMGEVCRLLGIRLLDNLVIGADGFYSEEQHK; this is encoded by the coding sequence ATGTCCAAATATAAGAGATATCCCTTGGAGATCATCCGGGTATCGGAAACTATCCACTCCATTCCTATGAGCAACCCCAAAACGGTGTTTGAGTACATGAAAGACGAAGCGCTGGCTGATAGGGAGCTGTTTTTTGTATTGCATTTAAACACTAAAAATCGTATTATTAAGAAGGAACTTACAGCCATGGGAGCCGTGGATCACTGTGCAATATCCCCTGGAATTGTACTTAGGGGAGCAGTGGCCAGCGGTGCGGCCGGTATTATTACGGTACATAATCATCCCAGCGGGGATCCCACCCCTTCCATCGAGGATAGGCAACTTTGGAGGACCATGGGAGAGGTTTGCCGATTATTAGGAATTAGGTTGTTGGATAATTTGGTTATTGGTGCAGATGGATTTTACAGCGAGGAACAGCACAAGTAG
- a CDS encoding zincin-like metallopeptidase domain-containing protein: protein MITRTKPHKPDVAQIVTNQILDALDRGIVPWRKPWKTELPKNLISRKVYKGINLLLLSFSPYSSPYYLTFKQVEELGGHIVAGSKGFRIIYWRILEHVSPQGELTTIPLLKYYVVFNLEQVGGIPEDKLPKVEKAAVPPIGLCERIVQKMPNRPVIETASSAYYSTAKDTIGIPSKKLFVNSEEYYSTLFHEMVHSTSHPSRLNREVKAPRYSMKEDYSREELVAELGSAFLCAYSRISPKTIDNQASYIAGWLEALNNDRWFILSASAAASKAANYIIGVKDNHIAEASTWEGDYHANY, encoded by the coding sequence ATGATAACCCGAACAAAACCACATAAGCCTGATGTCGCCCAGATAGTGACCAATCAGATCCTGGATGCTTTGGATCGCGGCATCGTTCCCTGGCGCAAGCCCTGGAAAACTGAATTGCCCAAGAACCTGATATCCCGCAAGGTCTATAAGGGAATAAATTTGCTGCTGCTGTCGTTTTCGCCCTATTCCAGCCCATATTACCTGACCTTCAAACAGGTTGAGGAATTAGGCGGCCATATCGTTGCCGGGAGCAAGGGATTCCGCATCATCTATTGGAGGATTCTCGAGCATGTTTCCCCCCAGGGAGAGCTGACCACTATTCCGCTTTTAAAGTACTACGTGGTGTTCAACCTGGAACAGGTGGGCGGCATCCCGGAGGACAAACTGCCCAAGGTTGAGAAAGCCGCCGTCCCTCCTATCGGCCTTTGTGAAAGGATCGTTCAGAAGATGCCTAACCGGCCGGTTATTGAGACCGCCAGCTCTGCCTACTACAGCACGGCCAAGGACACCATCGGCATTCCATCCAAAAAACTGTTTGTCAACTCCGAAGAGTATTATTCCACCTTGTTTCATGAAATGGTGCATTCCACCAGCCATCCCAGCCGTCTTAATCGGGAGGTCAAGGCCCCCCGCTATTCCATGAAAGAGGACTACAGCCGGGAAGAGCTGGTGGCTGAATTGGGGAGCGCCTTTTTATGCGCCTATTCCAGGATATCGCCCAAAACCATTGACAACCAGGCCAGCTATATCGCCGGTTGGCTGGAAGCCCTGAATAACGACCGCTGGTTTATCCTGTCGGCATCGGCTGCAGCCAGCAAGGCCGCAAATTACATTATCGGGGTAAAAGACAACCATATCGCCGAAGCTTCAACTTGGGAAGGAGATTATCATGCCAACTATTGA
- the ftsE gene encoding cell division ATP-binding protein FtsE has protein sequence MIELLHVSKTFQNSWQALAEINFTIDKGEFVFLIGPSGSGKSTILRLLMMEEFPDRGVIKVAGFASDCIKRRQIPQLRRKLGVIFQDFKLLPERTVYENVAFALEVTGASHGMVHKKSMAALNQVGLSHKRHSLPHQMSGGEQQKVAIARALVNDPFILLADEPTGNVDPQGTLEIIQILKDINASGTAVLMATHEQELVKKMPYRVLMLDNGRIERDLPARITQRRREE, from the coding sequence ATGATAGAATTATTGCACGTATCCAAGACCTTCCAGAACAGCTGGCAGGCGCTGGCCGAGATCAACTTCACCATCGACAAGGGGGAGTTCGTCTTCCTGATCGGGCCCTCGGGCTCCGGCAAGAGCACCATCCTGCGCCTGTTGATGATGGAGGAGTTTCCCGACCGGGGGGTGATCAAGGTGGCCGGGTTCGCCTCGGACTGCATCAAACGCCGGCAGATACCCCAGCTGAGGCGGAAGCTGGGGGTGATCTTCCAGGATTTCAAGCTGCTGCCGGAGCGGACGGTCTACGAGAACGTGGCCTTTGCCCTGGAAGTGACCGGGGCCTCCCACGGGATGGTCCACAAGAAATCCATGGCGGCCCTCAACCAGGTGGGGCTGTCGCACAAGCGGCACTCCCTGCCGCACCAGATGTCGGGCGGCGAGCAGCAGAAGGTGGCCATCGCCCGGGCCCTGGTCAACGACCCCTTCATCCTGCTGGCCGACGAGCCCACCGGGAACGTGGATCCCCAGGGGACCCTGGAGATCATCCAGATACTGAAGGACATCAACGCCAGCGGGACGGCGGTGCTGATGGCCACCCACGAGCAGGAGCTGGTGAAGAAGATGCCCTACCGGGTGCTGATGCTGGACAACGGCAGGATCGAGAGGGACCTGCCGGCCAGGATCACCCAGCGGAGGCGGGAGGAGTGA
- the pdxA gene encoding 4-hydroxythreonine-4-phosphate dehydrogenase PdxA encodes MKPRIAITMGDPSGIGPEVALKAALDSRVRRACQPVLVGPRDLWREFAGVFGLKLTDVPVHDIYCPRFNIGPGRESAQTGRMAAESVIAAAVMALDNAVSGMATAPISKKALALAGYKQTAHTELLAQLCGSGPCAMMFAAGKLRVTLATIHQPLARVPGLITRQLIMDKLSLTDAALKKMWGIKRPRIAVLGLNPHAGEQGLLGREETTVISPAVARAAKAGINAAGPVSAEAGFRWCQEGKADALLAMYHDQGLLPLKVLGGATNITLGLPFIRTSPDHGTAGDIAWKNQADPEPMVKAVLLAARLAGKPGNDQSRQ; translated from the coding sequence ATGAAACCCAGAATCGCCATAACCATGGGGGACCCGTCCGGGATCGGTCCGGAGGTGGCCCTGAAAGCGGCCCTGGACAGCCGGGTCAGACGGGCCTGCCAGCCGGTGCTGGTGGGCCCGAGGGACCTGTGGCGGGAATTTGCCGGGGTCTTCGGGCTGAAGCTCACAGATGTCCCGGTGCACGACATCTACTGCCCCAGGTTCAACATCGGGCCGGGCCGGGAGAGCGCCCAGACCGGTAGGATGGCGGCCGAATCCGTCATCGCCGCCGCGGTGATGGCCCTGGACAACGCCGTCTCCGGGATGGCCACCGCCCCCATCTCCAAGAAGGCCCTGGCCCTGGCGGGCTATAAACAGACCGCCCACACCGAACTGCTGGCCCAGCTGTGCGGCTCGGGCCCCTGCGCCATGATGTTCGCCGCCGGAAAGCTCAGGGTGACCCTGGCCACCATCCACCAGCCGCTGGCCAGGGTTCCCGGACTGATCACCAGACAGTTGATAATGGATAAATTGTCACTGACCGACGCCGCCCTGAAAAAAATGTGGGGCATCAAAAGGCCCCGGATCGCGGTGCTGGGGCTCAACCCCCATGCCGGGGAGCAGGGCCTGCTGGGCCGGGAGGAGACGACCGTCATCTCCCCGGCGGTGGCCCGGGCGGCGAAGGCGGGCATCAATGCCGCCGGGCCGGTGTCGGCCGAGGCCGGGTTCAGATGGTGCCAGGAGGGGAAGGCCGACGCCCTGCTGGCCATGTATCACGACCAGGGGCTGCTGCCCCTGAAGGTCCTGGGCGGGGCCACCAACATCACCCTGGGCCTGCCGTTCATCCGGACCTCGCCGGACCACGGGACGGCCGGGGATATCGCCTGGAAGAACCAGGCCGACCCGGAGCCGATGGTCAAAGCGGTGCTGCTGGCCGCCCGGCTGGCGGGAAAGCCGGGAAATGATCAAAGCCGGCAATAA
- a CDS encoding zinc ribbon domain-containing protein yields the protein MPIYEYTCRGCHKKISLLILNPSSYGRPKCPHCGSPELERLMSRFRTPQSEERRMEKLADPSSFTGLDENDPGSVARWAKKMGRELGDEAGEGFDQMVDQTMEEETNKSNGPEETFE from the coding sequence ATGCCGATATACGAATACACCTGCCGGGGCTGCCATAAAAAAATCAGCCTGCTGATACTGAATCCCTCCAGCTACGGCCGGCCCAAGTGCCCCCACTGCGGAAGTCCCGAGCTGGAGCGGCTGATGTCCCGTTTCCGGACCCCGCAGTCCGAAGAAAGGCGGATGGAGAAGCTGGCCGACCCCTCATCCTTCACCGGGCTGGACGAGAACGATCCGGGTTCGGTGGCCAGATGGGCCAAGAAGATGGGCCGGGAGCTGGGGGACGAGGCCGGAGAGGGTTTCGATCAGATGGTGGACCAGACCATGGAGGAGGAAACAAATAAAAGCAACGGCCCGGAAGAAACGTTTGAGTAG
- a CDS encoding tetratricopeptide repeat protein — protein sequence MRSGTVNWIKTNGGGSGTAEEISNLIPFVIWQRQWEVCDVAGDRARSREIAGKISALARNHPRYGITDRLYNSQVCIFSGEYARALELSEEALQLCRRDRDDTKLAEIYGQLSQACQSLSNYPKALEFRELASGIYRSRGDRIGWGNSLANSGLIQWKMGLFNEALTRLDQARLIFETEREDRSMAGVLTNTANVLLATDEMEKAQENYLAALAICRRIGDLAKQSTLHNNLGAIMFRRADYSKAMEHYSQGIKLDEMLGNLTGQASKLNNIAVMLGSMGKHDQAMVYFEKALRIDTATGNQDGQMRKLGNLATLYAITDDYRRAVEYIDRALEIGLRINSRSYYGHFLTQKIGYLQNLNDYPGAKAVGQEALKVINDSGNHSQMVTLYSSLADIYYDTGEMDQAFEHSDRAIEMIAKQELFEVYKENSYFTHCLILERMGKPEESGKYLELAYNEVQAKARNIDDEQERRGFLTKNKIISQIVEKWESSRPKEK from the coding sequence ATGAGAAGCGGAACAGTAAACTGGATAAAAACCAACGGGGGGGGATCGGGGACCGCCGAAGAGATCTCCAACTTGATCCCCTTTGTCATCTGGCAACGTCAATGGGAGGTGTGCGACGTGGCCGGGGACCGGGCCCGCAGCCGGGAGATCGCCGGCAAAATTTCCGCCCTGGCCCGGAACCACCCCCGCTACGGCATCACCGACCGGCTCTACAATTCACAGGTCTGCATCTTCTCCGGGGAATACGCCAGGGCGCTGGAGCTTTCCGAAGAGGCCCTGCAGCTGTGCCGGCGGGACAGGGATGATACAAAGCTGGCCGAGATCTACGGGCAGCTGTCGCAGGCCTGCCAAAGCCTTTCCAACTACCCCAAAGCCCTGGAATTCAGGGAGCTGGCCTCCGGGATCTACCGGTCCCGGGGCGACCGGATCGGCTGGGGCAATTCCCTGGCCAATTCGGGGCTGATCCAATGGAAGATGGGCCTTTTCAATGAAGCGCTGACGCGCCTGGATCAGGCCCGGCTGATATTCGAGACCGAACGCGAGGACCGCTCCATGGCGGGGGTGCTGACCAATACCGCCAACGTGCTGCTGGCCACCGACGAAATGGAAAAAGCCCAGGAGAACTATCTGGCGGCCCTGGCCATCTGCCGCCGCATCGGCGACCTGGCCAAGCAGAGCACCCTGCACAATAACCTGGGGGCCATCATGTTCCGCCGGGCCGATTACTCCAAGGCCATGGAGCATTACAGCCAGGGAATCAAGCTGGACGAGATGCTGGGCAACCTGACCGGCCAGGCATCCAAGCTGAACAACATAGCGGTGATGCTGGGCTCGATGGGAAAGCACGACCAGGCCATGGTCTATTTCGAAAAGGCCCTGAGGATAGACACCGCCACCGGCAACCAGGACGGGCAGATGCGGAAGCTGGGCAACCTGGCCACGCTGTATGCCATCACCGACGACTACCGCCGGGCGGTGGAGTACATCGACCGGGCGCTGGAGATAGGCCTGAGAATAAACAGCCGCAGCTACTACGGGCACTTTTTGACCCAAAAGATAGGATACCTCCAGAACCTGAATGATTATCCGGGGGCCAAGGCCGTGGGCCAGGAGGCCCTGAAGGTCATCAATGACTCGGGCAACCACAGCCAGATGGTCACGCTCTACTCCTCGCTGGCCGACATCTATTACGATACCGGGGAAATGGACCAGGCCTTTGAACATTCCGACCGGGCCATAGAAATGATAGCTAAGCAGGAGCTTTTTGAGGTCTACAAGGAGAACAGCTATTTCACCCACTGCCTGATATTGGAGCGGATGGGCAAGCCTGAGGAATCCGGGAAATATCTGGAGCTGGCCTACAACGAAGTGCAGGCCAAGGCCCGGAACATCGATGATGAACAGGAGCGAAGGGGCTTTTTGACCAAGAACAAGATCATCTCCCAGATCGTGGAAAAGTGGGAAAGCTCCCGGCCAAAGGAAAAGTGA